The window CTCATCAGCTAGACATGCAGGTAGATTTGTCGCCCCAGATTGCCCTAAAATTATTCAATCTGACCTGTATTATTTAATGTTGGTGTTGATTGATATAGATCAAATTAGATTTACATAGAACTGTCAtgctttggaaatgtatttgaacagATGTTGTCACAGCGGAGGTGATGCTTTTACTGATTGTTTTCGGATGTGTCTATTTTTCCAGTGGATTTGCTTGGCCTGTTGAACTGGAGGTCTAGGCCTGAGGATCTGGACCAGATTCTGCAGAGGCTGATGGAGGTCGAGGGAGGAGAGATTGTAAAAGTATGTCCCCCtgattaaaatatgtaatacgTTGCTATATTTAACACAGGTtgtaaatgttccttttttaatggCTCCTTCTTAACAGCGTTCTTTTTTTATGCCCAGTTTCTCCAAGACACTCTCGATGCTCTGTTCAACATCATGATGGAGACTTCAGAGAAGGACACTTATGACACGCTGGTGTTCGATGCCTTGGTTAGTAGTTTGTCAGGCCTTAGCGACAATGGGGTACAAAACTTTTACCACACAAATGCTGCCGACACGTGtcaacatgaaaataaaccCTGAAACTTAAGTGGAAAGCTGACTTTTCAGTGCAGAAAAATAGCAAATATAGCAAAATTGTTGACAGTAAATATGGTAGAGGATGCAATTTTGGAAAATCTTACAAACAAGATAGACAAATAAAAGACTGAAATTACAACTAACAATATGATACGTCTGCTAGTCACAGATAGGAGGCTCCTCGTCTGTGTGGAATATGTCTGTGATGTTGAGAAACATACATTCGATTGCTATTATTCTGTTGGAACCCATACTACCTATTTGTAGGGAGGGGGAATTAGGGATGATAATAAGGGTCCCAAGTAAAAAAAGGTTGGGATTAACTCCGTAAATGCATCTTCTTTCACCTTGGTCTTGGCTCTGATTGTGCGTGTTCCTCTTTTCTATACCCAGGTATTTATAATCACGCTTATTGGCGACATCAAATTCCAGCACTTCAATCCAGTCCTGGAAACCTACATCAACAAGCACTTCAGTGCCACTCTGGCCTACATGTGAGTCTTTCCTCTGTTTCCCACCTTTGATCACGTACACCCCTtcaagctgtttatttttagtggGTCTTTGCtctccacccacacacaaattAGCTGCAAACCTTGATGCCTGACTCATTCAATTTCTCAGGAAGCTAACCAGGGTGCTAAACTACTACGTGGGCCATGCAGAGGAGTCCGTCCTGAGCGAGAGGCTCTACGCAGCACTCAAAGCTCTCAAATACCTGTTCAGGTTTATTGTCCAGTCCCGGGTCCTCCATCTCAGGTATCAACGCCACTTCCAACCAAGAATCCACTTTtcatattaaacatttgtattcatattataAAAGTGACCTCTTTTAATGTGATGCCTGGCCTTGACTTTCAGATTCTACGGGAACAGTCAGGATGGTGACGCCTTCTTCAACTCAATTCGCACCCTTTTCCTGTCTTTCAACACTCTCATGGACAGACCTCTAGACGAGGGAGTGAAGATAAAAGTAAGTTGAAGAAGAATAGGTGATGTGCTTTTAttatagcttttattttattaatgtgtttagtTTCTGTAATATATATAGACCTTCAAATCATGTGGAAACAGTTGAAAATGAGTCATTTCTACCAAAATGCAGCCATTTTCAGTCTCATTAATCCACCTGTGAAAATGTGTTATGGACAAGATGTTagaacattttcacaaattatctttaaaataagTGTGGCATCCCTGTTGGCAGTCTCATTTAGGGGTATAAAAACCTTGGTAAAAAGCTTgtttaactaaaaaaaaaaacatccctctGCTCCTTATGAGACCTgattctgttgtttttcaggGAGCAATATTGAAATACCTTCCCAGCATCATTAATGACATCCAGTCTGCGTTTGATCCCGTGGAACTCAGGTAACTACCCAGAGGATTTACACAGCAGGATATGATAATTGCCTTACTCTGTGCAAATTATCATATTTACTCCTGAACGAAAAGAGGAGTCATTCTCAGATTTTGCTGCTGTAAAATCAACCTTTAATGTGTACTGATCATTATTCGTCTGTGGCAGTAATTACTGGATGACAAATGTGAAAAGCATACAAATTGTCACACACTTcttctctttcattctcttcTCAGCGTTCTCCTAGCGAAGTTCATTGAGAGCATTCCTGACTCTCAGCTTGTGCGTCAAAAGCTGGGCTGCTTGTGTAAAATGGTGGAGAGTGACCTTTTCAGGCAGCCAGGTAGGAGTCCTCGAGGCTTGAAAAGTGCATAATGACATTTCACACAAGATTAAGGAAAGAAAACTGCTCCGCATCACACTTGCATAAAAGTTTGTCAGGTCAGCTCCATTAATAGGGAATGTACTCTGTGATACAATGAGTCTATCCTCTGCTCACAGATTGTCGAGATGTGTTTCTGCCACTTGTTACCGACCAGCTGAGTGGGCAGCTGGATGACCACTCTTGTAAACCGGACCATGAGGCCTGCGCACAGCTACTCAGCACGGTGTTGGACAACCTAGACCGCAAGGACGTGGTGAGGAGAATAGAGACACACAGATCATGAGCCTAAATGGTCAGACCacacaaacaacagaaacaaccCATCTACTCTGCATTAGATGGTGGGTTAAAGCAGCTGAAATGAGCCCACCATGACGAATAGGGATACAACTCTGACCTCCATTGCCACGTCAGAGCATaactgctgctgtgtgacaCGGAAAGAAGCCACTTGAGGTGATTTGGGCTCCTCTTAAAAAGGTTTTTCTGGGCACGtctacacagaaaaaaaggccTCGAGCAGACCTTGAGCATGCTGGAGGAATTTTATATCCAATACAGCCTGGTAGCACCTAGATGTCCCCCTAGTAGAGGACTGATCTAAGTAGAAGACGTACTGGTTACACTGATTAACCAGATAAGCAGTTTGAAATGAAATTTCTATTCATGCTAATACTTTGAGCTTTTGCCTAAGATTTGAGCTATTTCTCTTAGAGATAGCTACATATCACAACCTTGTTTATTGGCTGATAACAATCGATACTGTCTTTTGCCCATTCTTATAAAACCAAGCtgttaataatgcattttatggATGCATTTTTCTCAACCCAGCATTCTTGAAAACATCACActcaaactgtgaaagaaaatattatATATCCTTAAAGGAAGAATCACATATTCCACAACATGACTCGGTAATGCAACATTGCTCCTTCTTTTTATTCAAGTTGTTTCCCTCACAGAACCTTAAGCCGTTTTAATTGCTAAGCAGTgtttcaaacattcaaaattaaattaaaaatccaACTTTGtgcaacattttcacacactcaATGAAGCGTATACCTCACTGAGAGATGTTTGGAATAAAACAGAGTATTGGATTATGCCTTTATACCAACAATATCCAAATACAGTGATTTAGGCCCACATCGGACTGATACACATTCATGGTAATGGATCCCCACATCCCCCAATTTGTTTCTGAGATTTAGGCTTCTGCCCCAAAATGATAGAGGGGAAATGAAGGAATTGAAGCATTGAAGAATTGCAGCAACATATTTTTCCACAAAGGATAACTCACTGCGAggcttttctttaaaacatccGAAATAATGACAAACCACAATCCCTGAAAGCTCGAGGTGACATCTCCAGTTTCTTCTTTTAACTGACCAGCACGCAAAACACAATGGTACTTAGTGAACTAAAATTCAGGACAAGtcattacaattcagaggcTTTTATCATTTGTGCCATGTTTTGCCTGCAATATCACTAAAACAGTTTATCAGTTATCAAAATACTCGCAAAATAATTTATCTCATGTTTGTAAATACTAATCCTAAATATattcacaaagaaaacatttgaaagagaAAACTATCCACAGTAACttgaaagaacaaaaaataaatgtaatttagaaaTGATCTCAAAACCTGGGAAAAGTGAGAATATAGGCTgtcattttttcctttcttttttgtaatttgctTGAACCCACCCTTTGATCCGGAAAATACTTGGCAGCGTTTCTGTGTGGCGGTGTTTCAGCGGGTAATTGTACATGAGGCTGTTCTGTCTGTGCAGGGTCCAACCAGAGGGCACGTTCAGCTGATAATGGAGCGGCTTCTTCGCAGGGTTAATCGCACCGTCATCAGCATGGAGAGATCCTCCCCTCTCATTGTAAGACACGCTCTGGTGTTACAGCTGAAATATGTCCTTGATGAATACATCCTCAGCatgcattttaatattaattacaCTGACATCAACATACAGAAATAAGCTAATCTTTTAAGAGGTATAACAAAACACACGGgtaatgcttttcttttttctggacAATAATTCATTGTGATACAAGTGATTAATAGTTTACTTCTCCGCGGCAGGGACACTATCTCGCCTGCATGACGGCCATCCTGAAGCAAATGGATGACATGCATTACGCCCACTACATCAGCACCTTCAAGACGAGACAGGATATCGTTGTAAGTGTCCTGGTTCCTCCCCTGCTGGCTACATCTTGTCCTGAAATATCTCATCAATAACAGGCATTAAACCACCCAGGCCACTTACTGCTTCTCCAGGGAATATTGGTTATAGACATTTCATGCAATGGATTGGACTGACATGATGAGGATGTCAGTAGCGGCTCTCCATTATGCTGTGGGAGCATCATGTGTGCCTGACATGTGCCTGTGCTGTTTTAGATTTGCTTACACTGGACTTTACtttatgtatttcttctttgtggGCTGGgaaagaaatgaacattttagcATCAAAAAAGGATTATGAAAACAAGATCAAttagataaaacatttattgagCTGTTTCACATTGATGcccttgttttgtcttttccttttttcttctttatctaGCACATCCTACCTTTCCCTTACAGTAGTGCACTTTTCGTTTCACTGATCAATATGCAGTGTGTGAAGACATTTACATTAGTCCTTGTTGGTGCACTTCTACagtatattaaaacaaatgaatttaggtgtaatttaattttaattcaaatatttatgttaCATTAAGTCGTTTTCAAGTGGTTGTGTAAGTGCACTAATGTTACTGCatagttaataaaaaatgtttgttaataattacatttatattatgcatatttatatatatttatttactgttatttcttacatttattttatcatatttaaagTTATAGATGTTTAACTACTGGAAAAAGACACGTTTTTTTAGATTTGCATGTTACTTTCAAGGTTAATTATAGTGCAAAAAATCCTTGCGTTCTCAACATAATTGTGATTATAATTTTCCATAATCAGAGAGCCGTGGTGTGCATGCACTCTCAGTAAAGATTTTATTCCTGTGCTTCCCTCAGGACTTCCTCATGGAGACATTCATCATGTTTAAGGACCTGATGGGAGACGTGTTCCCCGCTGACTGGATGATCATGAACCTGGTGCAGATGCAGGTCTTCCTGAGGGCCATAAATCAGTACTCCGACGTCCTCAACATGTACTTCCTGGATCAGGCACATTTTGAACTCCAGGTGTGTCTTTGTCCTCCCCAGCCTGCATAGAggttacatttcttatttaacAGAAAATCAGAAGCCAGTGTTATGAGAAGGTAATTATGGTATTAATATTTGAAAACCCTGCTCCCCTTGCAGCTGTGGAATAACTACTTTCATTTGACCGTGGCGTTCCTCACTCACAAGACACTGCAACTGGAGTCCTTCTCTCAGGAGAAACGAAATAAGATACTGAACAAGTGaagtcatttacatttcaataaaaatattatttcattgGAGGAAACTTAATTTAATAGTCCCTTAATTAAAATTTGCCACAGATATGGAGACATGAGGAAGACTATTGGGTTCAAGATCGGAGATATGTGGTACAATCTGGGTGAGTGTTTTGCACTTTGTGATAACGCTTCATTTATCACAGAGTTTGTGGCAGTGTTTATTCAGTGCCTTCCAGTAATGCAAGGGGAATAACAAGacaatatttttatattgtccAGTTTCAcggtgtgttgtttttttgttttccacattaTTGGATTTGTCTCTGTTTGTTGAGATATGAAGATGCAGCTTATTGCCTTCTCTATATACTATGATATTTCTGCATGATAAAGCTTCATTGTCCCTCAGGCCCCCACAAAATGAAGTTCATCCCAGCGATGGTCGGGCCCATTCTGGAGGTCACGCTGGTGCCTGAGCCCGAAATAAGGAAAGCCACCATCCCCATCTTCTTTGATATGATGCAGTGTGAGCACAACTTCAGCCCCGGTCGCACATTTGAAACAGTAAGAAGCTACATAAGAAGTTCAGACCTTTGGTGTTCTTCGTTTGAATCTGAAGTGCAACATTTGTGATGTGgatgatgatgttgttttttggttttccttctttttcttggcAGTTTGAGAATGAACTGATTACAAAGTTGGATCAGGAGGTAGAAGGAGGCCAGGGTGATGAGCAGTACAAAGTCCTGCTGGAGAAAACGTAAGACGGGAATCAGATCAAATATTTCTTATACACGttctttaatatatatacaatacagCAATAccattgttttattctttttgatAGAGAATGCACATTGTTAAAATCCAAAGGCATTTTTGATGGTGTTTTTAGAACATCCCTCAAGTAGCCAATAGGACAGCACAGAGTGGTAGAATTATGGGCAACATCTTAATCAATAGATAGAAACCCCTCTGGGACAGAATAttatataacaatattttaatGTGCTGATCGGGAGGAAAGGCACGCTTTGGCTTACTCTGAGAActagttgtttgtttttatgtgcagATTGTTGGAGCACTGCAGACGCCACAGATACCTGTCTCAGTCCGGAGAGGAACTGGCTCTGCTGCTCAGCAGCCTGCTGGAGAATCTCCTGGCTTACCGCACCATCACACATGACGAGAGTCCCGAGCACCGCATGAGCTGCACCGTCAACGTGCTGGTATGCCTCGTTTCCCTTTGTTTGCAGAAAGGGTTAACACCGTTCATGCATGTTCATAAAGCAATTATCTGTGCTGCAAAGTGCTTCAGATAAAGTGTTTTTCAAGACTGTGCAATTAAGTTTTTGGGGGTATTTTTTGTCTTGCAGAATTtctacaaagaaaaaaaaagggaggacaTTTACATCCGGTGAGTCGGAAAGAAGCACACAGCATCTGGATCTTGGACCAAAGGGCTCACTGTGTCTAACTAATGTGGTCTTTTACCTAGGTACTTATACAAGCTGCGAGATTTGCACCTGGACTGTGAGAACTACACAGAGGCCTCCTACACTCTCCTACTACATGCTGAACTACTGGAGGTATCTGAGACAACAAGAAGCTCTTGGTTCCCTTCTTATTTTAGAAGTGTTACCCTTAATATTCCCATGCCTTTTAACCTTATTGTTAATGAATGATATTTTTTACACAGTGGTCCGACAAACCCTGCGCACCTCATCTGATACCTGGAGACGGGAAGCATGTATGGACTCAACAAGAGCTGAAAGAGAGGCTCATCCAGGAGATCATTTGCTATTTGGACAAGGgcaaggtgtgtgtttgtggctcaCCTGCTCATATACACGGGAGCTGATGTCAAAAGTTCTAATGTCCTTATTATTAATTACATTAGCCAAAGAAAAAGTGTGAATTGTGCCCTCTCAGCAAGCATTGTGAAACTGGTGGGGAAGTTACTTTAGCTCTTTATTGTGTTAGTACAGTATTTAAATCTCTCACTGGCAGCCACATATTGACTGTTTACCCTCGAAGCCGCGAGTGCAGCCGTGGGTACCAGATGGCAGACTCTGGCTTGTGCccctgtgttgttttgtttttactttgtgttcCCTTTTCGCTGAGTGATGCACATGTCTTCTCAGATGTGGGAGAAGGCCATTGAGCTGGGCAAGCAGCTGGCCAAGATGCACGAGAGCCACATGTTTGACTTCATGGAGCTGAGCCAGCTTCTGGTAAGAGGAGACATTCTATTTTCATTCAGCCGTACAAATAAAATCCTCTTAAAATGGCAGCTTTAAATTCTGATATGAAAAAAACTTACATGATTTAGTTCTTTATGCCTCTTATTAAAATGAGTCTGAGTAATAATGGACAAGAATTGTGTTTCAGTACAAGTCTGAGTGCAATTATttgaggagatggagaagatAAGTGTGTCTTAACCTGTTTACCCAACTGCTGCTGTGGAGTTTGAatttattatgaaaaatgaaCTTATAAATTATTTCAGCTCTAGTAGTTCACCTTGATTGTGCTCCCGTAATCTattaacataattaaataaaacacacgaGAGTACCCACATTTGGTAGTTAATAAGAGACTAAATGAAATACTGTGGATGTTATGCACTCTATCGTTTTCTTTATCCTCTGTCACAGAAAAAACAGGCCGGCTTCTATGAAAATATAATGCATGCAATGCGGCCACAACCAGAGTACTTTGCTGTTGGATATTATGGCCTTGGATTCCCTTCTTTCCTCAGGGTAAGTAAATGATAACCTGCTTCAATAACTAAAGACTTAGAGAAACCTGATGCTATAATCTTGATCAAAGTTATTCAGTTGTTGATAGCACAAGGTCAGAAGGAATACTCTCACATGTTATGTAAATAAGCTTATTTGTAATTATAGctttttgttgaattttttgctgttttgttgcTAACTGATTTTTTCTGCTACAGAACAAGATGTTCATCTTTCGGGGGAAGGAGTACGAGTGGCTGGAAGACTTCAGTTTAAAGCTGCTCTCTCAGTTCCCCAACGCAACACGCATGACCAACACAGTGCCCCCTGGAGACAACATCTGCAACTCCTCCGGACAGCGTATCCTAATATAGAttaaaaggttttattgtcatatgcacaacaaatacaacagtCTTGAAAATGTTAAGTCCAAGGCTCTTCCAACAATGTAACATATAGTTTACTGaagacataaaaagaaatagaTTTATTCAATAAGAAAAATGGTGCATGTGACATGATGGTGCTACTAAAGTGCAAGAGTAAGTCCACTATTTACATGTAAAGTACAACATGATAACagaatttaaaattaaatactgtCCAGTAgaagaaatactgtattttgttATAATGAATGCATATGTGGATATGGGAACTATTAGCTGGTGTGTGTTCTACAAACAACACATATGAagggggttttaaaaaaaaatttagCCAGGTTAGCAGCATGGCTCAAGGAAAGGCAAGGAGGTTGACATCTGGACTTCTATTTTAAAGTCTTCCAAATGAATGTTGTGCACACATTCATGTCCTCGTTATGATGAATTGTACAGATTGGACCTAAGGGGAACTTTTCATGTAACGCTGATTTCAggtcaatatttaaaatgcgTTCCATCAGCCTCAGTTGTATCTTTGTTTATTGCTGATACAACAAAATGAATGGTTAACATTATACCTGCTAAAACATCatcatgttagcattgttaTTCTaagtatgttagcatgctgacatcaGGATTTAGCCTTAAGCGCCACTACACCTACCTACACACGACAGATTTCTGCTATCATGTCTGTAGACTTATTTCACAATTACAGATTTGAAGAGGTAATCTGATCCAATGCTGCTCAGCTTTTTACTGCTCCTCAACATTATTCCCTGTTTTATCCTTAGCTGAACTCCACAGACATCCAGTGCTTTACTGTCAAGCCTGTTCTCACCGTGCCACACCAGTTTAAAGACAAAGGGGTTCCAGAGCAGATATTAAAGTGAGGAGGGAACACTTAAAGGCTGATTTATCTTCTCGTGAACACCTTGGGGTTTATAGTTCTCGTCAAAAGACTAACTCACCGCTGTCCTTCCTTGATCTTTTGCAGCTATTACAGAACCAATGAAGTGGACCAGTTCAACTATTCCAGGCCCTTCAGGAAAGGTGAAAAGGACCCAGACAATGAATTTGCAGTAAgcatttttatgttgtattaacTTCAAAGAACTAAGCCCATATGTCTAATCacaactataaataataaaaagtattaaaaaaacatgtttcacataCTGCACTCTGTAGAATATTAAAGATGTTAAAATGTCaccctttaacattttattgatatttattctGCTTTAAAGACCATGTGGATCGAGAGGACAACGTACATTACAGCCTATCGCTTCCCGGGGATTCTGAAATGGTTTGAAGTAAAGTCTGCCAAAGTGGTAAGAGGCCAACGTGGCGCTCAAACCTTCTACTTtgttcacagtttattttacatataaatTCCCATCATGTAATTGTCCCGGTGTGCAGGAGGAGATCAGTCCTTTGGCGATTGCCGTAGAGACCATGGAGATGGCCAATGAAAAGCTGAGTAACCTTGTGCAGCAGCAAGACTGCGATCGCTCGCTGTCCATCAACCCACTATCCATGATGCTCAGCGGCATCGTCGACCCCGCTGTCATGGGCGGCTTCTCTAACTACGAGAAGGTTTGACTTTATTGTTTAACGATACACATTTTCCAGCAGAGAGCATAGATGGACAGATGcaacagaaaagtaaaacagacaATTTGTAAGGAGCAGAGAATCACAACACAAAATGTCTCTCTTCTGCACTGTATCTGTCAAGCTGTTTGTTGTGTCTGTTCAGGTTTTAGTGCACAGTTCACTCTAAAGTAATacatgtggagaaaaaaaagatacagcTATTTAAAACTGCAACAGATAAGTCGTACAACTGTAATCATTAAGATACATTTGTACGTTCTGTAACACTTTATATGAAGGTAAAAATATTAACTAGTTGCTTTTTAGCATGCATGTTAGTAGGATATTGGCTCTTTTAAAGTAGGTATTGATACCTTATTCTGCATGATCGTATTCTTCAACTACTAGGCCATTAATCAAGAGTGTTCCCTCAATATTCCTCCTTATTGCTTATTGATAGTGAGAAAGGCAGCTGTTGTACATGAATTATGATTTTAATATACTCACTAACAAAGCCTATAAGGTGATAGAACATGAGTAGTCTTTCTCATTTACTAAATTAAGTCTGCTCTTGTGTAAAATAATAGAATGTTAATAGTGTGCAAAAAACTCTAAATCAAGTCAACTAACTCAGGATACAGTATGTTCCCCGGTCTGGGATAGTAAACAGTTAGAGTTACTGACCAGAATAAAAGGGTTCAAATCCAACCTGCGTCCCTTTGCTGcgtgtgttctctctctctctctctctctccttacTTCAGCTATGAAGGCGAAAAAACCccgaaataaaacaaaccatatGTATAATCCTGCCATACAAATGGAAAGAGGCAGACATTCTTGGAGAACATAAACAACCTTACAAAAATATAACTTCAGACAGGTGACGCCTACACAGATCAATATTAAagtatttgtaaatgtattataagcAATATATTTTGAGTTAGTAATActtcatttagatttatttagaCACACAAGGATAAtccttatttttgttttattaacatcAAAAATGCTACTCCTGTTCAACCATTCTATAAGGCTCATTCTACAGAAAGCATATTTAGAGCATCAGTTTCTGTACAACTTCCGAacttaatattaaaaaacagtAATTAGAAAGTAATTTAGGGGCATCTCTCAAATCTACAATTTCAAACTCTAAATATTGATTA of the Eleginops maclovinus isolate JMC-PN-2008 ecotype Puerto Natales chromosome 12, JC_Emac_rtc_rv5, whole genome shotgun sequence genome contains:
- the dock5 gene encoding dedicator of cytokinesis protein 5 isoform X3; translation: MAYSLIEYRSQIVSGTLPKDDLVELRKKVTAKIDYGNRILGLDLVVRDEAGNTLDPDWTSTVSLFRAHETASRSVDDRIQEEKTRLQNLEMRRQTLFSTVHTYSLLMNLKNFVCNIGEDAELLMSLYDPDQSEFISENFLVRWDSMGMPKEIEKLNNLPALFTDLSSSDLMRQRLFLVCQIIRVGSMELKEGKKHTGGLRRPFGVAVMDVTDVAHGKTDDEDKQHFIPFQQIAMETYIRQRQLIMSPLIPSRVIGENEPLTAVFNKVIATREVNHKGQGLFVTLKLLPGDLAQVRKDYPHFVDRSTAIVRKMGFPEIILPGIVRNDIYVTLLQGEFDRGKKKTPKNVEVILSVHDDEGNSIEKVIFPGAGYDGITEYKSVIYYQVKQPCWNETVKVTIPIEDVCRCHLRVMFRHRSSQESRDKSEKPFGMAFVRLMRGDGTTLKDGRHELIVYKVDVKKAEDAKVYLTLPATWAEVVEKEKQTSKTFHHSGVIPVTKDSFQIATLTCSTKLTQNVDLLGLLNWRSRPEDLDQILQRLMEVEGGEIVKFLQDTLDALFNIMMETSEKDTYDTLVFDALVFIITLIGDIKFQHFNPVLETYINKHFSATLAYMKLTRVLNYYVGHAEESVLSERLYAALKALKYLFRFIVQSRVLHLRFYGNSQDGDAFFNSIRTLFLSFNTLMDRPLDEGVKIKGAILKYLPSIINDIQSAFDPVELSVLLAKFIESIPDSQLVRQKLGCLCKMVESDLFRQPDCRDVFLPLVTDQLSGQLDDHSCKPDHEACAQLLSTVLDNLDRKDVGPTRGHVQLIMERLLRRVNRTVISMERSSPLIGHYLACMTAILKQMDDMHYAHYISTFKTRQDIVDFLMETFIMFKDLMGDVFPADWMIMNLVQMQVFLRAINQYSDVLNMYFLDQAHFELQLWNNYFHLTVAFLTHKTLQLESFSQEKRNKILNKYGDMRKTIGFKIGDMWYNLGPHKMKFIPAMVGPILEVTLVPEPEIRKATIPIFFDMMQCEHNFSPGRTFETFENELITKLDQEVEGGQGDEQYKVLLEKTLLEHCRRHRYLSQSGEELALLLSSLLENLLAYRTITHDESPEHRMSCTVNVLNFYKEKKREDIYIRYLYKLRDLHLDCENYTEASYTLLLHAELLEWSDKPCAPHLIPGDGKHVWTQQELKERLIQEIICYLDKGKMWEKAIELGKQLAKMHESHMFDFMELSQLLKKQAGFYENIMHAMRPQPEYFAVGYYGLGFPSFLRNKMFIFRGKEYEWLEDFSLKLLSQFPNATRMTNTVPPGDNICNSSGQHIQCFTVKPVLTVPHQFKDKGVPEQILNYYRTNEVDQFNYSRPFRKGEKDPDNEFATMWIERTTYITAYRFPGILKWFEVKSAKVEEISPLAIAVETMEMANEKLSNLVQQQDCDRSLSINPLSMMLSGIVDPAVMGGFSNYEKAFFTDTYIQEHPEDHERIEVLKQLIALQIPLLADGIRIHGEKTTEQLKPLHNRLVTCFQDLREKVEKHYGVITLPCSLTERKKSRVGSVVMPYILSSTLRRMSTVSTLSNASSGLSSGSASSDGPSCISSQDSLLSRPSDRRTSVLSRSEEDNRIARKNRKEWSVSKSQVLLERQSDADETPPEKQQRPKSLQLGDRRLTLSLFHGVSSQLSLSNPLSPLPSSPNTPHTPRSSSYSSLLSDNDVNNIDTPGTPPPMPPKKHPHEIDNPGFPSEFTPPLPMKIESKPPPPPPKTRKSMCPSYEHTPN